acttggttgtctgtatctcataaccggagtcatcttcagtattctaggaactataatgtctttgtttattcgattgagtgaacacataagatcatcgaattaacggtatgctcctgaaagtaacggtacaagctgtaacaaaggactccttaacttaaactgaggagtcaagtaggtacaaaccgtacaaggattaattatgtccatctgtgcatctaagttgagactatcggttatatattttagacgctaacttcccggctaaactttgacttattaaaccagcctgggatcataaaagtactatgtatggtaagattgagcgtgaacattggatgtcacccatggttatagttacggtacatatataaaatctacagtacgatttgagatttgttacgtgacgagcggtgtgtttaagactagtttacatgcgctcattttaatatgtagttatttaacgaagttctattgtgctagcatggtttcgagaacacaccaaatttccatgagtctattcgGGCACACCtgtcttttatcggtgtgctctcaatctaaattcatcttataactttggtttcttagttgcaattacctttgtactccaaataattacaggtatcactttagcgttccgatatacttctgaagcatcttgtgcatttgctagtgttcaacatctagttagagaggtagcagcaggatgggaatttaggatgttgcatgcaacaactgcttctttcgtcttcttgtgtatcttaatacacatgtctcgaggtatgtataactccagctatagttatttaactactgcttggatgtctggtttagttttatatctacttactatagccactgctttcctcggttatgtactaccatggggacagatgagtttctggggtgctacagtcattactaatctcctttctccaataccatatttagtaccttggttactcggtggatactatgtatctgatgtaacattaaaacgattctttgtattgcactttatattaccttttgtaggttgcattctaattgtattacacatcttctatttacatttaaatggttctagtaaccctgcaggtattgattccgcacttaaagtagccttctatcctcatatgttaatgaccgatgctaaatgtctatcctatctaattggtttaattttcttacaaacggcttttggtttgattgaattatcgcacccagataactccataccagtgaaccggtttgtaactccgcttcatatcgtacctgaatggtactttttagcatattatgcggtgttaaaagtaatcccatccaaaaccggtggtttgttagtatttatgtcctctctcattaacttagctcttttatctgaaattcgagctttgaatactcgaatgttgatacgacaacattttatgactcgaaatgtagtcagtggatgggtaattatttgggtatacagtatgatcttcttgattattattggtagtgctattccacaagcgacttatatcttatatggtagattagctactatcgtatatcttactaccggattggttctatgcttatactaaatcaatagttataatgactacagcttccaagcaaacatgattaccgtgatattgaaatccaacacttttagctgtcttaagcagtccagtggggtggtggtgtactgcaatcataaagaacttggttgtctgtatctcataaccggagtcatcttcagtattctaggaactataatgtctttgtttattcgatttgagtgaacacataagatcatcgaatttaacggtatgctcctgaaagtaacggtacaagctgtaaacaaaggactccttaacttaaactgaggagtcaagtaggtacaaaccgtacaaggattaattatgtccatctgtgcatctaagttgagactatcggttatatattttagacgctaacttcccggctaaacatcccttttctttgaaacacacttcccttctcgccgttagcatgatctcaaagtaccagaagccatgtgatctatatagtataacgggacattagaccgaacctgcgatagataaatatatcttggatgattgtatattagcggctaaatgtcaatcaaacatgcgaattttaggttttccatgaaatctatttggaagaagaggcttgatagtactaccgtaagtacataatatacagtcccagcagtagcggttaaactatagaagagtcgagtattatccatgcataccaggcgtaaaaagcgttcatccagttactaaacaggtgccaggccaacaagaatccgatccgtgtattccgtacagactaacattaagaaggcgactaccaaagtgaatgtcatgatattcgtacagcttgtatacaaatgttggtttttcaaatatacgctggataccactatacttaatgcagagcatagttaagatgataactattgtggatatagaaccaattgaacaccatgtattaatataacaaagataatcagggtaatctggtatccttcttggcataacgttgtgtagttatatgaagcgtacattccttaatatctggaacaatagattatggttaggtagtggaacaaggagagcgtctgttgtacatcaacactagatacaaggaacttgacaagcattaatagatttatataaacgacaaggacatgagtctactggattttataatactgaactgtgtaaagatcattgtgttatggttctatcacaaaccatgagattacgaagttatggttttgggctcgtgagtgtctctcaataactagctgagtgcttgtacggaggatatggtaacttctttgtaccaatatatattggtggttcggaagtcgttttcccaagaactaacgcgatctcctattttcta
This is a stretch of genomic DNA from Besnoitia besnoiti strain Bb-Ger1 chromosome Unknown contig00097, whole genome shotgun sequence. It encodes these proteins:
- a CDS encoding cytochrome b (encoded by transcript BESB_086110); protein product: MYVYSGTPVFYRCALNLNSSYNFGFLVAITFVLQIITGITLAFRYTSEASCAFASVQHLVREVAAGWEFRMLHATTASFVFLCILIHMSRGMYNSSYSYLTTAWMSGLVLYLLTIATAFLGYVLPWGQMSFWGATVITNLLSPIPYLVPWLLGGYYVSDVTLKRFFVLHFILPFVGCILIVLHIFYLHLNGSSNPAGIDSALKVAFYPHMLMTDAKCLSYLIGLIFLQTAFGLIELSHPDNSIPVNRFVTPLHIVPEWYFLAYYAVLKVIPSKTGGLLVFMSSLINLALLSEIRALNTRMLIRQHFMTRNVVSGWVIIWVYSMIFLIIIGSAIPQATYILYGRLATIVYLTTGLVLCLY